Proteins encoded within one genomic window of Alosa alosa isolate M-15738 ecotype Scorff River chromosome 24, AALO_Geno_1.1, whole genome shotgun sequence:
- the LOC125289757 gene encoding barrier-to-autointegration factor-like — protein sequence MEFQLSSNRDLAWKHQITTSPAHYTRQSALMSSTSKKHQSFCSEPMKGKPVTALPGIGPAHGSQLQSSGYRNATDVFGKYLTVHENCNQFEGWLRDESGAYAKQQGDCYRALREWTDNNL from the exons ATGGAGTTCCAGCTCTCATCAAACAG AGACCTCGCTTGGAAGCACCAGATAACCACCTCTCCCGCCCATTATACTAGACAATCTGCACTCATGTCTTCAACGTCCAAGAAGCACCAGTCCTTCTGCTCGGAGCCCATGAAGGGAAAGCCAGTGACGGCCCTGCCAGGTATAGGGCCTGCCCATGGCAGCCAGCTGCAGTCCAGTGGCTACCGCAATGCTACCGACGTGTTTGGGAAGTACCTGACGGTGCACgagaactgcaaccagttcgaGGGCTGGCTGAGAGACGAGAGCGGAGCCTACGCCAAGCAGCAGGGCGACTGCTACCGTGCGCTGAGGGAGTGGACCGACAACAACCTGTAA